Proteins from a genomic interval of Lolium perenne isolate Kyuss_39 chromosome 1, Kyuss_2.0, whole genome shotgun sequence:
- the LOC139833394 gene encoding uncharacterized protein — translation MEPKRPRPLTSPTPAQPHSQAKVLDDDNLLREIIVRLAFPTDLVHAALVSKRWLGHASDPAFLRRFRKLHPLRPLGFYIATTARGTTAPRFVQMSSQHPELAAVCRRASFELDSFIWDCSNGSVIIISEQGGNGLTSRVYSPLFPSRSMPVVPELPPLDHVTPANYTFEKLLFREGDRSGLPYLWLLMQSIDHGYTVHVYMLQGGVWSKHTSATTEFPYLPSEPKPLLIDNKIYMAGALSRQSIVHVENTRCRATILRGILVVDLKDSSFFTIQLPEGVEFLDRDRPSLSRNSTPSTSSIVKKLDSESDPPQG, via the coding sequence atggaacCCAAGCGGCCGCGGCCGCTGACTTCCCCAACGCCGGCGCAGCCCCACTCGCAGGCTAAGGTCCTCGACGACGACAACCTCCTCCGCGAGATCATCGTCCGCCTCGCCTTCCCCACCGACCTCGTCCACGCCGCCCTCGTCAGCAAGCGGTGGCTCGGCCACGCCTCCGACCCGGCTTTCCTCCGCCGCTTCCGCAAACTCCACCCGCTCCGTCCCCTCGGCTTCTACATCGCCACCACCGCGAGAGGCACGACCGCCCCGCGCTTCGTCCAGATGTCGTCTCAGCATCCGGAGCTCGCCGCCGTCTGCCGCCGCGCCAGCTTCGAGCTGGACTCCTTCATCTGGGACTGCTCGAACGGCAGCGTCATCATCATCTCCGAGCAGGGCGGCAACGGATTGACGAGTCGAGTGTACAGCCCGCTCTTCCCATCAAGAAGCATGCCCGTTGTCCCGGAGCTACCCCCGCTCGACCATGTCACCCCTGCCAATTACACATTCGAGAAGCTCCTCTTCAGAGAAGGTGACCGCAGCGGCCTGCCCTACCTGTGGCTGTTGATGCAGTCTATCGATCATGGATACACGGTGCACGTTTATATGCTGCAAGGAGGTGTCTGGAGCAAGCACACCTCAGCCACAACAGAGTTTCCCTATCTGCCGTCGGAACCAAAACCTCTGCTCATTGATAACAAGATTTATATGGCGGGCGCTTTGAGCCGTCAAAGCATTGTCCATGTCGAAAATACGAGATGTAGGGCGACCATCTTGCGCGGCATCCTTGTGGTGGATCTGAAGGACTCGAGTTTCTTCACAATTCAGCTTCCAGAAGGGGTGGAATTTCTTGATAGAGATAGGCCATCTCTATCAAGAAACTCCACCCCTTCTACGAGCTCAATTGTGAAGAAACTCGATTCTGAATCAGATCCACCACAAGGATGA
- the LOC127314980 gene encoding uncharacterized protein yields the protein MEPKRPRPPTSPTPAQPPSQAKVLDDDNLLCEIMARLAFPTDLVRAALVSKRWLGHASDPAFLRRFRKLHPLRPLGFYIATAGTTAPRFVQMLPQHPELTAVCRRASFELDSFIWDCSNGSVIIISEQGGNGLTSRVYSPLFPSRSMPVVPELPPLDHVTPANYTFEKLLFREGDPSGLPYLWLLMQSIDHGYTVHVYMLQGGVWSKHASVTTEFPYLPSEPKPLLIDNKIYMAGALSRQSIVLADYTRCVAAILRGILVVDLKDSSFFTIQLPEGVEFLDRDVQLAKTDDDSGVYLIHLKDLKLRIWLHSSSTSIWSLVDSICLREMFAALRTADHTVGDEHTVVRMKEAGDNAEFIVLVMGTSILYLDIKRRELLKVDLTAHEQFFVHIYPFMMVWPPTFPATKDAAARSARDKGAIKEE from the exons ATGGAACCCAAGCGGCCGCGGCCGCCGACTTCCCCAACGCCGGCGCAGCCCCCCTCGCAGGCTAAGGTCCTCGACGACGACAACCTCCTCTGCGAGATCATGGCCCGCCTCGCCTTCCCTACGGACCTCGTCCGCGCCGCCCTCGTCAGCAAGCGGTGGCTCGGCCACGCCTCCGACCCAGCCTTCCTCCGCCGATTCCGCAAACTCCACCCGCTCCGCCCCCTCGGCTTCTACATCGCCACGGCAGGCACGACCGCCCCGCGCTTCGTCCAGATGCTGCCTCAGCATCCGGAGCTCACCGCCGTCTGCCGCCGCGCCAGCTTCGAGCTGGACTCCTTCATCTGGGACTGCTCGAACGGCAGCGTCATCATCATCTCCGAGCAGGGCGGCAACGGATTGACGAGCCGAGTGTACAGCCCGCTCTTCCCATCAAGAAGCATGCCTGTTGTCCCGGAGCTGCCCCCGCTCGACCATGTCACTCCTGCCAATTACACATTTGAGAAGCTCCTCTTCAGAGAAGGTGACCCCAGCGGCCTGCCCTACCTGTGGCTGTTGATGCAGTCTATCGATCATGGATACACGGTGCACGTTTATATGCTGCAAGGCGGTGTCTGGAGCAAGCACGCCTCAGTCACAACAGAGTTTCCCTATCTGCCGTCGGAACCAAAACCTCTGCTTATTgataacaagatctatatggcggGCGCTTTGAGCCGTCAAAGCATTGTACTCGCCGACTATACGAGATGTGTGGCGGCAATCTTGCGCGGCATCCTTGTGGTGGATCTCAAGGACTCGAGTTTCTTCACAATTCAGCTCCCCGAAGGGGTGGAATTTCTTGATAGAGATGTCCAGTTAGCAAAGACAGATGATGATTCTGGGGTTTATCTCATTCACTTGAAGGATCTGAAACTTCGCATTTGGCTCCATAGTAGCAGCACTAGCATTTGGTCGCTGGTGGATTCCATTTGTCTGCGTGAGATGTTTGCTGCCTTGAGGACGGCGGACCACACTGTGGGAGACGAGCATACTGTTGTCCGAATGAAAGAGGCGGGGGACAATGCTGAGTTTATCGTTTTGGTGATGGGTACATCCATACTCTACTTGGATATTAAGCGCAGGGAGTTGCTTAAAGTCGACTTGACAGCACATGAACAATTCTTTGTTCACATTTATCCTTTTATGATGGTCTGGCCTCCCACATTTCCTGCGACCAAGGATGCTGCTGCAAG AAGTGCCAGGGACAAAGGTGCCATAAAGGAGGAGTGA
- the LOC127315010 gene encoding uncharacterized protein has translation MEPKRPRPPTSPTPAQPPSQAKVLDDDNLLCEIMARLAFPTDLVRAALVSKRWLGHASDPAFLRRFRKLHPLRPLGFYIATGATAAPRFVQMLPQHPELTAVCRRASFELDSFIWDCSNGSVIIISEHGGNGLTIRVYSPLFPSRSMPVVPELPPLDHVTPANYTFEKLLFREGDRSGMPYLWLLMQSIDHGYTVHVYTLQGGVWSKHTSVTTEFPYLPSEPKPLLIGNKIYMAGALSRQSIVLADNKRCVAAILRGILVVDLKDSSSFTIQLPEGVEFLDRDVQLAKTDDDSGVYLIQLKDLKLRIWLHSSTTSNWSLVDTVCLREMFAALRTVDHTVGDKHTVVRMKEAGDNAEFIFVVMGTSILYLDIKRRELLKVDLTAHEQFFVHIYPFMMVWPPTFPAPKDAAARSARDKGAIKEE, from the exons ATGGAACCCAAGCGGCCGCGGCCGCCGACTTCCCCAACGCCGGCGCAGCCCCCCTCGCAGGCTAAGGTCCTCGACGACGACAACCTCCTCTGCGAGATCATGGCCCGCCTCGCCTTCCCTACGGACCTCGTCCGCGCCGCCCTCGTCAGCAAGCGGTGGCTCGGCCACGCCTCCGACCCAGCCTTCCTCCGCCGATTCCGCAAACTCCACCCGCTCCGCCCCCTCGGCTTCTACATCGCCACGGGAGCCACGGCCGCCCCGCGCTTCGTCCAGATGCTGCCTCAGCATCCGGAGCTCACCGCCGTCTGCCGCCGTGCCAGCTTCGAGCTGGACTCCTTCATCTGGGACTGCTCGAACGGCAGCGTCATCATCATCTCCGAGCACGGCGGCAACGGACTGACGATTCGAGTGTACAGCCCGCTCTTCCCATCAAGAAGCATGCCTGTTGTCCCGGAGCTACCCCCGCTCGACCATGTCACTCCTGCCAATTACACATTTGAGAAGCTCCTCTTCAGAGAAGGTGACCGCAGCGGCATGCCCTACCTGTGGTTGTTGATGCAGTCTATCGATCATGGATACACGGTGCACGTTTATACGCTGCAAGGCGGTGTCTGGAGCAAGCACACCTCAGTCACAACAGAGTTTCCCTATCTGCCGTCGGAACCAAAACCTCTGCTTATTGGTAACAAGATTTATATGGCGGGCGCTTTGAGCCGTCAAAGCATTGTCCTTGCCGACAATAAGAGATGTGTGGCGGCCATCTTGCGCGGCATCCTTGTGGTGGATCTGAAGGACTCGAGTTCCTTCACAATTCAGCTCCCCGAAGGGGTGGAATTTCTTGATAGAGATGTCCAGTTAGCAAAGACAGATGATGATTCTGGGGTTTATCTCATTCAATTAAAGGATCTGAAACTTCGCATTTGGCTCCATAGTAGCACCACTAGCAATTGGTCGCTGGTGGATACCGTTTGTCTGCGTGAGATGTTTGCTGCCTTGAGGACGGTGGACCACACTGTGGGGGACAAGCATACTGTTGTCCGAATGAAAGAGGCGGGGGACAATGCTGAGTTTATCTTCGTGGTGATGGGTACATCCATACTCTACTTGGATATTAAGCGCAGGGAGTTGCTTAAAGTCGACTTGACAGCACATGAACAATTCTTTGTTCACATTTATCCTTTTATGATGGTCTGGCCTCCCACATTTCCTGCGCCCAAGGATGCTGCTGCAAG AAGTGCCAGGGACAAAGGTGCCATAAAGGAGGAGTGA